tccaatTTATTAGTTTGTGTGTTGGTTTTCCATTTAAAGTTCTCAAATAAAGTTCTACATTCATgatttttgttatttctttttttttttattaaccaaATTTTTGTctctaaaactttaattttttaaagataaacAGTAATTTAACACGTTAATCGAAAAAAAGTTCATGAGTTCAAATTGCACtggattattaatttttaataattttttccatttaattcaaatccactAGTTTGTAGAGccaatcaaaaaattttcaagtcTCAATATGagaaaagtgttaaatataaatataaaactagTATGAGCTTAACTTTTGAATATAAACTATTATTTCATTCTTTCTATTatgtacaaaataaaaaaataaaaaataaatatttgaaactGAGGTTAacagggaagagagagagagagagagagagaatacaacatgcaaaataaaatatgtcCATATGGTTCATGGcacaagaatatatatatatatatatatattggaagcAATTTGTTGTTCACATTATCTTGTCACAGTTATctatagaattaaaaaaaaattaataagatataaaattttttaattaaagctTAATAGCCATTGGTGAATTAAAAAGTGGAGCACAACCATAtatctttgttattttttttctgttacttgttaattaattagctaggcATAAAGTGCCCAATTGAGTGTGGTCATGTGAAGCCATATTTTGCTTTCTCTCTCATTAATTATCTCAtagatttcataaaatttttttatttttttttaatttatcactTTTATTGAGCAAGAGATCTCAAAGAAGAGTCAAGGAATCATCAAAGTGGGGTAGAAAAAGCAAAGTTGCTTCCTTAGAAGGAGCAACAACATATGGGCATTgtttagatcaaaccccacatggattttttttttttcggttaatTGAATACAGgtctctacaaatatagtgaattacagatatatttttataaaattcaactttcttaagttatctctacaaaaattctaatgttttcagatatgtccATGCCGTTagaattcattagaaaaatttaattaatcataatttaaatactttatccgaattaatttttgatatttttatccctcttatattatactattataacttttggaggaatatatttgcaaaggcaaaattgaaaatataaacagttttctaacggttctctaacagtaacaaacaagagggatgtatataaaaatattatgacttttgcagagaaaacttataaaagttgaattttacaggaatatatttgtaattcattatatttgtggGGACCTGTATACaattaatctcttttttttaattatctttgatcaattgtttgaaaattaaataggtGTGGCCCAATATGCATAACATGTCTCCCTAGGCCTCTTGATTCTTTTTAAAATGTCTATTTACCGCAGTTCTCGACAGTTTTAATAGCAGCTTAATTTCTTATTTGAGAGATTGCAATCAAGAATTTTACAATTGACATATCCAGACaaatttttgaaattcaaaaaagtctgaagtcaaattttatttatttatttatttaattattttgcttttgatttttattaGAAACTATTAAGAAAAAGTTTATAACACCTTTTTGATGCAATGCAGTAGAAAAAATATTGAGTCCGGCtgtgatactatcaatagcacctaACGATTGATGCTATCaacttttccaccgttagatttaactctttgccTATTTTCATCTgtcagattatactattcaaccaataactcactcaaccctgaGAGACCCACATCGTTCTAACTGTACATTTTTTTCATCTAAAGGTCGAAACCTTATAGCACCAATAGtttagtactattgatagtattccagcctagatcaaaaatattttgaattagcGCTTTTGGAGACAAAAGCTTGGTTCTTAACCTGTGCCTCGAGTTTTCCACCTCCGACGGGGAGTCAAACTCGTACTCTCACTCAACCTCTCTCGGTGCCttcaaaatctcaaaaatttAGGCGCTTCCTAAAAGCTCATTTTAACTTAGTAcctcaataaaaattttaaagctttttttttttttttgctaaatactAACTACTACTTTTCGAGACGTAGAGAAACTATTTGAGAACCAAACCAAATTCAGAGCACCTACGTTGTAACAACACCACTACAAAAGTGTAAGTTGTTCGAAAAAGCACAAGCGAGATCCAAAGGACCaaaagaccaaaatgccctcacaATGTCCAAcatctctctcacacacacaaaaGGGCAGTGTAGGGAGTCTCCATCACCCTGCAAGGAAACTACATAAGAGGGGCCACAAGAACACTTTAATCTCTTAATATTTCATGATTGCCATAACATGTGATATGAACCAAATTCAGAGTACAATCTCaaaactttttctcttttcaactAAAAGTAATCCAACACTTATTCCATGCATATGTTGAGGCTTGTTTTATTGTTCTAAAATTGTTAAAGTATAAATGGTTGCAatggtaaaaaaaatagtaagatATGTAAGAGGATTTGGATGGCCTTGTTGTCTAAGGTATCAGGaggaatttattttaattttgttaggAGTTTTGTGTTAATGGATCTTATAACAGTGGGCAAAGGATTAATTTGCGGTTAATTTTGATGCCTACTGGGCGCTCGGACTAATCCAAAACTTTAGGATTATCGTTTAATGTCCTGAATGTCGTGGTAATATTCTTAACAATCTCATGAAATTTACTGTGCTCTGTCAACAAAATCGAATTGACTAAAACAGCTGAGAATCGATCGAAATCAGAATGCGACATGACCACATATTAAAAGAGCTGAGATTAATTTAAAAGTTCAAAAGCTTCAGCTTATAATTCAAAAGAAGAATTTATTATTGTAGCTGGTGCCTTTTTTCTACCGAATATAACAATACTTAAATTAGTGACACATCGGTACCTAAGGCCAGAGTCGGCGGTTGCACTTGTCTCTGCGCCGAATACTACAAGTGAAAAGTCTGCAGTGAAACCTGCCTCACCGCCGACTTCAGTGCTCCATaaggaaatcaaatttattgggatttgtcctttttttttttttttcctttccttctatACCAACAAAAATAGCAAAAAGAAAACAGAGGTGTTGCTTATCTTAgaaattattgtatttttaaacttaaaagtatgttaggtcacaaaacatttgatagaaaaataaaaaaataaaaaacataatagTAATAAGTCACTTTGTTAGCGGAAGTGTCCGCAGAAGCACTATTTTAATACCaaagctcaaaaaaaaaaaacaacaagaaTCTTATTTTAGAATCCTCCAACAACTTCTTGATACGACGGAGATCAGAGAAATCTAAATTAGATCTTTTGCTTTTGAAGTGGTTTAGATTCTAGTCTTATATAGAAACTTCTTTTTCGCTAAACATCAAactattatttttagaaaaaagaaactaattATATGATAATCACCAAAAACCtaaaaaaatgagattttgtTTCCCTCTCAACCTTGAGATCATCAAAAGTCATCATACTTGCAATAGGAAACCATCAGAGAAAGGACAGTGGTGTTAGTAGAACTAGTTTTATTAAATCTGGTCACCATTCACTATAATCTGAATATAACAAAAAAGGATGAATTTAATTTGTCTTAGTAAAAGTAACTTTATTAGTAACACTTCTCCTCAAACTATAGTCTCATGAACATTAACCTCCATTATCACAGCACATAAAACTATGTCAATTAAGCTTCACAAAAAGTGCTTCTtcacaaatttgattttgacaGAATCTAAGGCCTCCAATAGTCATTGTTAAAAGGTCATGCTTttgataaaatttcttttttagcAACAAACAAAGATGGAATATGATGATGATGCAAGGAGAAGTAGAAgccatattttctttttaataaataaatcatcATATAAGAATTATTGAGCTAGTGCATATATCTTAGGGATTATTACAGCTATTTGATTCATTTTGCTCCCCCTACactcatttttctctttattctaACAACAAAATGAAGTAAAAGCAGAACATGCttgcaaaaaaaagagaatttagTTTTACATCCTATTTCCAACCcctcaaattttctttttctttttctttttcttttttttttttttgtttttccctcCAACAAATTTATTACTTTACATACCCCAATCAATATAGATGAAAAATTACCCCACCATTTATCCTCCGAACCTGAATCTCGCCGAAATTTCCTCAATTATTTGTCGAGAAAGAGAAGTCATCTTCGGTCATTCCTTTAGACGAATACCCTCCCTCTCCGTCGAACGACGAATTCTCACCATCGCTCTCCCTTTCTCGCAGCTCTTCGATCTTGTTAAGCACGACACCCAACTCCCACCTCCTCTCGACATCGGCCTCGCAACAACCGAGCCCGATCTGCAAAAGCTTTAGCATCTCCCCCTCACCATTCTTAGTCCCCTTCATCGCAGTATCAAACACTTCACCGGTCCACTCCTCTCTTACGACGGAGTTAACCCAGCTCGCGAGATCGGTACCTGCATTTCCTTGTCTCAAATAATTGGCGGGGAACTTGCCAGTTAATATCTCAAGTATGAGAATGCCGAAGCTCCATATATCGCTCTTTTTAGATGGTTTTCCATGTTGGGCGCATTCGGGAGATTTGAAAGCCACCATGACTTGGGAAGCGTGGGATCGGTTCATGACCGGCAAAAGGGCGTAGTCGGTTAAAATGGGCTCGAAGGAATCGTCGAGAAGGACGTTCGAGGACTTGAGGTGGCCGTGTGGCACAGTTAGCATTGGGAGTTCCTCGTAGAGGTACGCGAGGCCTCTTGCCACGCCTTTGATCACTTTAAGCCGCGCCGGCCAATCGAGCGGTGGGAGGTTCGAGCCGCGATTGCCTACAGAATTTTACATGTTAGTGCCAATGTAAAACCTAATTGCAATGTATATTGTAGACAGCATAATGAATACACAAAACTTTCTTTTACTAGCTTCGATCTCTTGTTCGAGTTTAACCATGTAACTAAGTTAAATCAAATCATGAATAAAACAACAACGTTCGATGAAGTGAGAGGAGTATTATACAATGCAACAGAGCCTAATAAACTTGTCAACAAAAAAATAGCAATGCACGGATCCGGATCGACTCTCtcacatatttcaaaataagaagAACTGATACCTTTAAAATAAGTTGAAGTAAAATCTGACGAGGAGATTGAGAAGttaaaagtttcaaactttttaCTATTAACACATGCAAGCAATTGGCCTAGATATAAACCACTATTTCATGCATGAATATGCTCATAAATTATCaccaacataaaaaattatagagagaggaaaagcaTTTCAGGTTGTAGAAACTTACCATGTAGCATATGCGCCAAGCTCCCATTCGGAATATAATCGGTAATCAAAAGCTTCTCCTCCTTTCTATACAAGTAGGCCACTAAAGGTAACAAATTAGGGTGAGACAATCTCCCGAGCCTCCTCATATGTTCTTGGAAATCCTCTCTACCAACCCCGTTCATCTCCCTAAACCTCTTCACGACTACCGACGGGCCATCGAATAAGGTGGCCTTGTAGGAAGACCCGAAATTTCCACTCCCGAGAACTTCAGCTGAAGCCCTAAGCAAATCCTCAATCCCAAAGCTCTGGCTCCCCTCCCTGACAAATGACAACTTTCCATGATCTTCCTTATGGGCCTTCTTCGCGGCACCCCCGCGGTACTCTGCTGCCCCCCGATCGACCTTGTTGGCCTCTGGGGCGTCGAACTTTTTGGTTTCGGCGGATTGGAGGTGAACCAAATTGGCTTCGTCgagttggcggcggcggcggctgctgaGTATGAACACGAATAACCCTACAATTGATAGTAGTGCCAAGACGCCTATTACAATGATTACCACTAGCAAGGTGGGCGATATCTTCTTCTTCGCTGGTGACCGTGGCGATTGTGATTGTGTAATATCGCAGGACACATCGAGCGGCCGGCCACAAAGATTTTTGTTGCCTACAAAGTTAAGAGAGAGagttagatataaaatttaataaacaaatCAATCCAGGCATTTAGGCTCAAAATTTCAAGTACTAATGCCCTAAAGTATTGGATTTGAAGTATTTAATGGCATTTAGCTAAACTATCAGTTCTACCTTTTATGTAATTCTcctattctatttttttctttgtattttttttttttctgtgttcACAtggttaatttattttttaccatCAGAGATGAGAACATTTCCtattatttatcttaaaaatCCACGATTGATTCCTTCATACGGCAATCACCaattaattcatattaaatTTCTCTGAGTGTCCTTAAGAGCTAAATACTACAACTCATCTTAAATGTATAGAATATTCAAGTAATATGTTAATGTTTCGCCAATGAATTAACAAAAATTTCTCTCTttcacatgattttttttttttttttgcttttcccTGTATAAAGATATATTTTCTCTTAAGAAACAAAACTTGGGGCCACCTGAATTTCACCAGATACCAAATAATCAATACATCTCAGTCAATTAACTGTCGTCAGCGCGCAACTTTcacatttaaaatatattctgcGAGATTTTAACTCTTGATAACATATTCCTCAAAGAAACTAATCATTTTgcataattgattttttttttttttttgaggggaaGGCATAattgaatttatttctaaatttcgAGCTGCAGAATTGAACAGTGGAAAGAAGAAATAGGGCTTGTATATACCTTCAAACATGCTTGCATTAAACCTACTGAGGCCCTTCGGAATCGGCCCCTCCAATTGATTGTGGGACAAATTCACGAAAGTGAGCCCCTTTTGCTCCAAATCCGGGATCGCCCCCTCGAAGGCGTTGTCGTCCAGCCCTAGCTCCGAGAGCCCCGCCACGGACGAGGGGATGGGCCCGGAGAAGGCGTTGTGCGAGAGGTGCACCTTCCTCAGGCTCCGCATTTTGTCGAACAACTCGTCGGCGATCGGGCCCGAGAAGCGATTCCGCGAGAGGTAGATCATCTTGAGCGCCCCCAGTTTGGCCAGGTCGGGGATCGGGCCCGCGAAGCTGTTGTTCTTGAAGCTCAGGGTGCGGAGCGCGGGGAGGTCGACGAGGGGGTCGAGGGTGAGCGCTCCCGAGAGGGACATGTTCTCGAGCTGGAGCCCCAGGACGCGGCCCCCCTCGTCGCAGAGCACCCCCCTCCACAGGGTTCTGTTGCCGCTGCAAGGGCTCGTGCCCGGGACCCAGTTGGCGAGCGCGGCggaggcgccggcgccggcgccggagaggGTGGATTTGAAGGCGATGAGCGCGTCGGCCTCCGAGACCGCCGCGGCCGCGAGGGACggggcgaggaggaggaaggggaggaggagcCACGGCGCGGCGGGGACCGCCATGGCGGGGAGGAGATGAGAGGAGAGGGGGTTGggagagctagggttaggggaggtgggaggaggaggaagaggaggtgggTTTTGATGAGGACATGgcgaagggagagggagagagggagagagagagagcgacgACGACGTGAAGGTCTAAGAATAGAGTGTGCGTACGTTTCGAGGGAGGAAGGAGATTGTCCGCATATAAAAATCTTCTGCGGATGCCACTCCCGATGCTCGCCACGTGTTCACTGGGCGAGATGGAGGGTGCGAGATTGCCCCGCATATAGAGTATTCGCGGGGTTGGGGGGGAGGGAGTTGGCGGAGTCCACTTTGGCGCGTCCACGTCGTATTTTTCCCGCAATATTTGAGCTGTACACAGAGATATCTAAGGCCGGCccacaaattattaaaaaaaaaaaaattcataccttaaaaaaatattttagataactTTGTTATCACCATACACAGTTTAATTTATCGTtcatcacattccttctttttaatGTTTGAATTTAATTGTCATTTTAGTTGCTACAGAATACGTCTCCATATTATTTATGATTCGATTCTTCATCAATAGCTGCAGTTGAAATTACACGCAGCGGCAATTCAATCTCCTCGTACAGGTTtagttgtaatagttagattcAAATGACACATTTGCTATAGTATATCTCACAATGAAGAAGAGTTTATTGCTCATCACGTACAATACTCATATCTAAATTATCTTTCTAAGAACATGACATAGCAAATATGCAATGTAATTTTTTAAGACTCGTTCTCCGCAGGAGGCTACGAGGCCGAGCTTGTTGTATTTGTTTAGATTTAGTTTTGCATGATGGTTCGGGTAACAAAttactaatttatttaataactaGTTTTGGTTTGTATATGGAGCTGGGATGGTTTGTGGCGTCCACGTCTCCTATGCTTTGGGCACTACATTGCACGAGGAGCATCCGAGGATGGTATAATAATAAGATATAATTACTACTTAATtcacaataataatattaagcATGATGATGTCGATAATGGTAATGTGTGGAAATGGTATTTTAAGTTCAAAAAAGCAACAATTTGCTTTGGTTAAATTCCTTCAAAAGCGCCTAACTACGAGATAAAACTTATTCCAACTTTTCACTACAGTAATAACATAAccctttttttctataaataagtTGTCGTTCTCAAAAAGCCAAATCATTATCAGGCATATTACTATTCTAATGATTAAAACCTGTACCCTAATAATAATACCAAATGAAAATGCTGTTATGTACTTTAGCAACATTAACACAGATACAAACTAAGAAAAACAAATTAGCAAATACTACATCAACGTTGTTAtccaactttttcttttattcaatGAATAAAAGACGTAGGATGGTGCACCGACAAACGAAAAAATCAACCACAAAAGAAGATGCATTACAGCTTCAACACAGTACATAATAAATTGTATTTTCTTAAACATCTTTAGTTTTATCACAAAGATATGCCGAAACCAAAGGAGGCTCTGCATTTGCATCATAAGTATAAAAATCACTACACCTAATCATCTTTAAATGGTGGGTTCCTTATAACAAAGAATTTAATCACTTTCTTGATCGACGGACGAGATGAGTACAATCAATCAAAGATGAAAGAGCTCATGAGTGTTCGGACGAACACGGTATTCTGAAACTCATGTACCTGAACACAACAAAATGGAGGTTAGCATTGCCTGATAAGTGGTTTCAATTTGTTTCTGAACTAAAAAATTGTTACAAATAGGTTCCCTACCTCTGCATTCCTTTCCAATCTTAGTTCTTTGATTAAATTTCTCGGCAAAGGCCATGAAAGGACAGAAATGTCCATGTAATCACCTGCGCAAGTGACTTGTCGAGGTTAGGGACCCAATTGTATTAATTTAGAGTTTAAGAACCAAACTACAGCTGCGGTAAAAGAATAAAGAGTGCACACGCAATTTACCTGCAGGGAGCGTATTTGGAGAAGGTCTAAAGATGTGCAGGTAATTTGAGGAGACAAACATCTTTTAGCATTGTAACTTAGATTGCTTATCAGGATTATGAAGAGCTTGTTTAACTAATGAACTTCTTCGAAAACTTCAAGTGAAAGAGAAAGTTTTACCTAATTAATAATCAGACAGTTTTCTTGCTTGAATTCTCCATAGCCAACATCAACAAGACAAAGGCCCTCGGGGGGAGCAGGAGGAGCCGTAGCGCGTCTACATGTAGCATCCATAAGGTTCAGCAAAGCATCGTCATCTGCACCTGCAGCAGCCTCTCTTATGGCGGTCGCAACCAACACTCTGACCATCTACAAGGACACCGCATGAAAAGACCTTATAAGACTTAACTCAAATATTCTGAAGAATCTGAGCTGATTATAGGATTCGGGGAATATCTGGCCAGGCCTCAGCTTCTGAAAGACATGCTGTTAGAGTAAAACTGTTTGGAGAAGCACTAACAGCTTGTCATTAAAGTACACCAAACAGGTTACAGTGGAGCAGAAGCTTAAAATTTCAGCTTTTAATATCTTCCAGATAAATCAAAGATACAGATTAATCATATCATTATTTTATTACCTTGCGTAAGAACCGGTTCCCAACCAATTCAACACACATCACTCTCATGCCACCTCCATCATCCTACAAACAGAGATCTAATTTAGTATCAAAGTGGTACTTCCGGTACATTTTCCGCATACAATAAGCCTCTATGTGCTTCTTCTATATAAATACCATCCCCTAAAATATCCAGGTTGGCCTCTTATATATGcagataatgaaaaaaaattctccctccctccctcccgcTCTTGTATCAATCAGGATATAAGCATAACCTCATTGACACAAGGTAGCTTGGTTTCCGCAGCTCGAGAATGAAACATAAAGCACTCCGTGGGTGGTCCGCTGCAAAAGGGCCATAAGAAATAAATTATACTGTTTTGAGTACTGATATTGATATACTAGTTTCAAAACATTTTCCATTAAGACAGATGAAGGATCATAGCCCTTACGTGCTTCTTGAAGCTTGTGTATCACGTGCAAACATTTTATAGGACAAGGACTTCCCTTCAAGCTGCTGAATAAGTCGGTTAACTTTGCTTACACAGAAGCTTTTGGGTTTCGTGCTGGTGTTATCCTCAGAATCGTCTCCATTCCCATTCAATGAAGTAATGGACTGTTCTTCTTGTTCTAATCTATGTCGTCCATCCAATTTATCATTAATCGAACAATCGGCAATCTTTGAAAACTCCCTTCCAATACTGTCAATTTGGGGTTCTTCTTCATCGAGAggaaagatataaaaatatctCCTCCATTTGGCTACAAAGTTAGGATGAAATTCCCGTGAAACCTGCAGAGGCATCCAACATAATTCAATTGGACAAGTCAAAGAACAGATATTACTAACTAAAGGAGGTCAACCTTAACATGATGGAAAGAGTTAGCccaaattcaattttcaaaatttcacaAAACTAGCGAAAGTGCATGAGGTGATCAACGCCTGAAAATTTAGAAGAAAGAGCATTAGTCAAGTAAAGCACCACCTTTGAAACAAGTAAAGCTCTGAGCTTTTCTGGAGCAGCTTCGTTTACAGCGTCCATTATGTCTCTACTTTCTACATCCTTTCTCCATGTATCTGAAATCACAAAGTAGGACATTCGGTTGGACAAGGCCAGAATCAGGCCTGAGCGGAGCTCAGCCCATTGACTTCTCTAAAATGGCTACATCCATGACCTAGGCTATTTAAATCAGTAAGAAGTTTCTTCTCCATATACATTTACGTGCTCATTAAGAAGAAAATGTTGGAAGTGAAAGTGACTAGTAGTGATTCCCTAGGCTTAGCTCGATGACAGCTTGCATATCCTTGCAACATATAGGGCCTATTTGGATGTCAGAACAATTATTCAATGATAACTTGTAGGCGTGGGATTTCTCCATCGCAATTACAAACTAGGAGTTTAAATTTTAGCTAACGTGAAATCTAAGATATTCCAATAGTGGGTTCCTGGGGTAATCTACCATTTTGTgagaaaaatgatgtaatatgTTGTATATGCTAGTGTTGCAGACATATTTTCAAACTCCTAATTAACCAATTAGAACATGCCTCTTTAGTAAACCAGAAAGACATGTTGAATAAGATGATCTTGCATCCAAACAAGCTCTTAGACCACATGCTTTATTCCCAATCCACTCACATGATTAAAGAGACCGCCAAGATAATTCATCATCCCATAAAATAGCATAATAGtaatactaaatattttttaaaaaaagtagaaTAAGGCATAGGTGGAATGGATAACAAAACACAAAATGGAAATATAATCACTTTCAACTGACAAAATGAACAAACTTGCTGAAGAGCAGTCACCCCTTTGTCCGTGCGCCCAGCAACGACCGCACAACCTTCCACTGGCAGAGATTTTTCCTTAAGTTGTTTAGCTTTCCTCTCATCAACAAACTTTCCAAGAGATTTTTCCACCAATCTTTGCAAACAGAAAGAAGAAAATCAGAATTACCTTCATATACTAATCTAAGCcagtaatttatttattatcataCTTATCTCACCCCTGAACAGTGTTGAGGCCGGGCTGCTTCTGCCACCCATCAAAAGACCCACCATGGTACGAAACAACAATCTTAAACGTTACTCTTTCCCACCTCCCGCCCTTGCCATTAGAAATTACCGATGCTTTCTCGTCACAACCCTGATTATTCTCAGTAGATTCCAGAGACTCCAAGTTCTGTGGATTAGggaacaaaataattttaattatcaaactTAATGACAAAAAAAGTAC
This window of the Ananas comosus cultivar F153 linkage group 19, ASM154086v1, whole genome shotgun sequence genome carries:
- the LOC109725158 gene encoding pollen receptor-like kinase 4, with the translated sequence MAVPAAPWLLLPFLLLAPSLAAAAVSEADALIAFKSTLSGAGAGASAALANWVPGTSPCSGNRTLWRGVLCDEGGRVLGLQLENMSLSGALTLDPLVDLPALRTLSFKNNSFAGPIPDLAKLGALKMIYLSRNRFSGPIADELFDKMRSLRKVHLSHNAFSGPIPSSVAGLSELGLDDNAFEGAIPDLEQKGLTFVNLSHNQLEGPIPKGLSRFNASMFEGNKNLCGRPLDVSCDITQSQSPRSPAKKKISPTLLVVIIVIGVLALLSIVGLFVFILSSRRRRQLDEANLVHLQSAETKKFDAPEANKVDRGAAEYRGGAAKKAHKEDHGKLSFVREGSQSFGIEDLLRASAEVLGSGNFGSSYKATLFDGPSVVVKRFREMNGVGREDFQEHMRRLGRLSHPNLLPLVAYLYRKEEKLLITDYIPNGSLAHMLHGNRGSNLPPLDWPARLKVIKGVARGLAYLYEELPMLTVPHGHLKSSNVLLDDSFEPILTDYALLPVMNRSHASQVMVAFKSPECAQHGKPSKKSDIWSFGILILEILTGKFPANYLRQGNAGTDLASWVNSVVREEWTGEVFDTAMKGTKNGEGEMLKLLQIGLGCCEADVERRWELGVVLNKIEELRERESDGENSSFDGEGGYSSKGMTEDDFSFSTNN
- the LOC109724721 gene encoding uncharacterized protein LOC109724721, with translation MIATLSAAAAAAALRGVASAAAERMAARGVAMESAKPYVHYNHTDASHRSRWTARESYQYMYARPWDKVVGFYSRMVRGGKGASSLSILFPNENLESLESTENNQGCDEKASVISNGKGGRWERVTFKIVVSYHGGSFDGWQKQPGLNTVQGLVEKSLGKFVDERKAKQLKEKSLPVEGCAVVAGRTDKGVTALQQVCSFYTWRKDVESRDIMDAVNEAAPEKLRALLVSKVSREFHPNFVAKWRRYFYIFPLDEEEPQIDSIGREFSKIADCSINDKLDGRHRLEQEEQSITSLNGNGDDSEDNTSTKPKSFCVSKVNRLIQQLEGKSLSYKMFARDTQASRSTGPPTECFMFHSRAAETKLPCVNEDDGGGMRVMCVELVGNRFLRKMVRVLVATAIREAAAGADDDALLNLMDATCRRATAPPAPPEGLCLVDVGYGEFKQENCLIIN